Proteins from one Sabethes cyaneus chromosome 2, idSabCyanKW18_F2, whole genome shotgun sequence genomic window:
- the LOC128737611 gene encoding ankyrin repeat, SAM and basic leucine zipper domain-containing protein 1 — translation MYRPAGFSDSEEDSDYSDYDIGEPKVRYRYNPPPASNSVENNDDLLVKAVNEENISEVRRILDVNRYLLTAPLKHGWPILLFACNEARYEIVKFLLEEKRVDVNQQCGLKTALMMACESSCSSDRVLKVVELLLEFGAVINCKDNYGTTPLMSAIINGHIDVVKLILDQASLEATDNEGLTPIFHAVNNNQPEIVQMLLKSGVLTDNVNRRGFTPKQEAEFRGYAEVAALLPNEEEYFVIPKAYLNYAQYQDISQDERESDMPGYYQEIGLLLYGMYSEQHLGVFAKEGVNMLRFLTLTDADLKDLGFILPFERKKILHGLLKFHSKSWNKNCLRKFEKNCLLDSFDLLELLSNHLKQLTVIQSSLLYVGQMMPPTQIRDEFSQQLDTCRNKMNQLNRTVSSFEQEMMRINNVTVTSPVLHIDASCSSKQRQFSFWNHRFLYVVGAMVGAKIVHFAFRRVFK, via the exons ATGTACCGACCAGCTGGCTTCTCAGATTCAGAGGAAGATTCCGATTACTCTGATTATGACATCGGTGAACCAAAG GTCCGTTACCGGTATAACCCGCCGCCCGCATCAAACTCAGTAGAAAACAATGACGATCTACTAGTAAAGGCTGTAAACGAGGAAAATATCTCTGAAGTTCGACGTATATTGGATGTTAACCGGTATCTGTTGACCGCTCCTCTAAAACACGGTTGGCCAATTTTGCTGTTTGCCTGCAACGAAGCTAGATATGAAATCGTCAAGTTCCTTTTGGAGGAAAAGCGCGTTGATGTGAACCAACAATGCGGTCTTAAAACGGCATTGATGATGGCTTGTGAATCATCCTGCAGTTCAGACCGAGTGCTGAAAGTTGTGGAATTGTTATTGGAATTTGGTGCGGTCATAAATTGTAAAGATAATTATGGAACGACTCCGTTAATGTCTGCCATAATCAACGGACATATAGATGTTGTCAAACTAATACTTGATCAGGCATCGTTGGAGGCCACCGATAACGAGGGCTTGACG CCTATATTCCATGCAGTTAATAACAACCAGCCAGAGATTGTGCAAATGCTGTTGAAATCTGGCGTTCTCACTGATAATGTTAACCGAAGAGGATTTACACCTAAGCAAGAAGCTGAGTTCAGAGGTTATGCCGAAGTCGCAGCATTGCTGCCCAATGAAGAGGAATACTTTGTTATTCCAAAAGCGTACTTGAATTACGCGCAATATCAGGACATCAGTCAAGATGAGCGGGAAAGCGATATGCCGGGATACTACCAGGAAATAGGATTACTCTTGTACGGAATGTACAGCGAGCAACATCTGGGCGTGTTTGCCAAAGAGGGTGTTAATATGTTGCGGTTTCTCACCCTCACGGACGCGGATTTAAAAGATTTGGGTTTTATACTGCCCTTCGAGCGTAAGAAGATTTTGCACGGACTGCTTAAATTTCATAGTAAATCCTGGAACAAAAACTGTTTGAGGAAATTCGAAAAGAACTGTTTACTTGA CTCCTTTGATTTGCTGGAACTTCTCAGCAATCACTTAAAGCAGCTAACTGTGATACAGTCGTCGCTGTTGTATGTAGGCCAGATGATGCCCCCAACGCAAATACGAGATGAATTCAGTCAACAGCTAGACACTTGCCGGAACAAAATGAATCAGCTGAACCGTACGGTTTCTTCGTTTGAGCAGGAGATGATGCGTATTAATAACGTGACAGTGACCTCCCCAGTATTGCATATCGATGCTTCTTGTAGTTCCAAACAGAGACAATTTTCATTTTGGAATCATCGCTTTTTGTATGTGGTGGGAGCAATGGTTGGTGCCAAAATTGTTCATTTTGCTTTTCGCAGGGTCTTTAAGTGA
- the LOC128735628 gene encoding sodium- and chloride-dependent glycine transporter 2-like — MQYNLEDRKFRRTNKLTGTWLDNSAIHQRTVYHGVCDGEEDEVLTRRGSWSGRFDFLLSLLGYSVGLGNVWRFPYLCYNNGGGAFLIPFTVMLVIAGLPLMFMELSLAQYAGLGPAVLFKRLSPLLQGLGLGMVLVAGIVMLYYNVILAWTLFYMLASFEEPLPWKGCDHAWTSKFCYSYEDENKCLSQSGTYYMRECYANESLITNFIKVPKKPPAEEFFKNYVLQLSAGIEHTGNISITLALSLLAAWLIVFLCLCRGVKSSGKVVYFTALFPYVVLVMLFVRGITLPGARAGIQYYLEPDWGKLKSAQIWGDAAVQIFFALSPAWGGLLTLASYNKFTNNCYRDAIIVATSNILTSFFAGFVIFSILGFLAHELDTEVESVIDQGAGLAFVVFPEMVTKLQMPMFWSVLFFFMLLTLGLDSQFALMETVVTAILDTFPKLRRWKLRVVFGVALAGYIGGLVFITNSGMYWFQLVDKYAANWSVLLIAILECVLVAWIYGSQRFICNIEEMIGTRSRCFVIFWSTVWKVVTPATLCFILCFNWIQYKPVSYGKYSYPDWADIAGWAIGLLPIATVMITALYKLLTDSSNQPVIKQITDLLKPTDEWKAARPSLHHLEYDDHGIEI; from the exons ATGCAGTATAATTTAGAG GATCGCAAATTTCGCCGAACAAATAAACTGACCGGTACTTGGTTGGATAATAGTGCAATACATCAGCGAACTGTCTACCACGGCGTTTGTGATGGGGAAGAAGATGAAGTTCTCACCAGACGTGGCTCCTGGTCCGGACGATTTGATTTTTTGCTTTCGCTGTTGGGATATTCTGTCGGGCTTGGCAACGTATGGCGATTTCCTTATTTGTGTTACAACAATGGAGGAG GAGCATTTTTAATTCCATTCACCGTCATGCTGGTAATCGCTGGCCTACCACTAATGTTTATGGAACTGTCGTTGGCACAGTATGCAGGCCTTGGTCCAGCTGTACTTTTCAAACGTTTATCGCCACTCCTGCAAGGGCTGGGGCTGGGAATGGTTCTAGTCGCTGGTATTGTAATGCTGTACTACAACGTTATCCTGGCATGGACCTTGTTTTATATGCTTGCCTCGTTCGAGGAACCGCTGCCTTGGAAAGGTTGCGACCACGCCTGGACAAGTAAGTTTTGCTATTCTTACGAAGACGAAAATAAGTGCCTCAGCCAGAGTGGGACCTACTATATGCGAGAGTGCTACGCTAATGAAAGTTTGATTACGAACTTTATCAAGGTACCAAAGAAACCGCCTGCCGAAGAGTTTTTCAA AAACTACGTCCTGCAGCTTTCTGCTGGTATTGAGCACACTGGAAACATAAGTATCACTTTGGCACTTTCCCTGCTGGCAGCTTGGCTCATCGTTTTTCTGTGTCTATGCCGAGGAGTGAAATCTTCCGGAAAGGTTGTCTACTTTACAGCGCTGTTTCCGTACGTAGTTCTAGTGATGCTCTTTGTGCGAGGCATAACGCTTCCTGGAGCACGAGCTGGAATTCAGTACTATCTGGAACCTGACTGGGGCAAACTGAAGAGTGCGCAGATTTGGGGCGACGCAGCCGTTCAAATCTTCTTCGCATTGAGTCCCGCTTGGGGTGGCTTGCTGACGCTGGCCTCCTACAACAAGTTCACCAACAACTGCTACCGGGATGCAATAATAGTAGCCACATCAAACATCCTAACGTCGTTCTTCGCTGGGTTTGTAATATTTTCAATACTCGGTTTTTTGGCTCACGAGCTGGACACCGAGGTAGAAAGTGTGATTGATCAGGGTGCCGGTCTGGCTTTCGTAGTGTTTCCGGAAATGGTTACCAAACTACAGATGCCGATGTTTTGGTCGGTTCTATTTTTCTTCATGCTGCTCACGCTGGGGTTGGATTCTCAGTTTGCTTTGATGGAAACGGTAGTGACCGCCATCCTGGACACGTTTCCTAAACTGAGACGTTGGAAGCTGCGGGTTGTGTTTGGAGTTGCCTTGGCTGGGTATATCGGTGGTTTGGTATTTATTACTAAT AGTGGCATGTACTGGTTTCAATTGGTCGATAAGTACGCGGCTAATTGGTCCGTGCTTCTAATCGCTATCCTTGAGTGTGTTCTGGTTGCATGGATTTATGGCTCCCAAAGGTTTATTTGCAACATCGAGGAAATGATTGGAACTCGTTCCCGATGTTTTGTCATCTTTTGGAGCACCGTATGGAAAGTAGTGACACCTGCCACGTTATGT TTTATCCTTTGCTTCAACTGGATTCAATACAAACCTGTTTCCTACGGTAAATACAGCTATCCGGATTGGGCAGACATCGCTGGGTGGGCTATCGGGTTACTTCCCATAGCTACCGTGATGATAACGGCCTTATATAAGCTTCTAACGGACAGCAGTAACCAGCCAGTAATAAAA CAAATCACGGACCTACTCAAACCAACCGACGAATGGAAGGCTGCTCGACCGTCATTGCACCATCTCGAGTATGATGACCATGGCATTGAAATCTAA